In Pseudomonadota bacterium, one genomic interval encodes:
- a CDS encoding hydrogenase iron-sulfur subunit produces MSAGLEFKPKILGFVCHWUAYGAADLAGVSRQQYTSDIKFIRLMCSGRVDLEFIFKAFANGQDGVFVGGCKLDECNYTTHGNYDAYSTVRIAGKIMRHIGLNPERLRIEFMSGADGGLLAETCDDFSRQIKGLGPLGKSEGLDDKALGLKLEAVRKLVPYIKLVERERLRVPVKSEAAYHDFFTDPQTDILFSELIADKLSVSEMMLLLNEQPLSTGEISSLLGLSPSAVSRYIGESSRQGLIRYDEGGNCYLRA; encoded by the coding sequence ATGAGTGCAGGACTGGAGTTCAAACCGAAGATTCTGGGTTTTGTCTGTCACTGGTGAGCCTACGGGGCAGCTGACCTGGCTGGAGTTTCCAGACAACAATATACAAGTGATATCAAGTTTATCCGGCTGATGTGTTCCGGACGTGTGGATCTTGAGTTTATTTTCAAGGCTTTTGCCAATGGTCAGGACGGGGTTTTTGTCGGCGGCTGCAAGCTCGACGAATGCAACTATACCACACATGGCAATTATGATGCCTACAGTACGGTCCGGATTGCCGGAAAGATCATGCGTCATATCGGGCTTAACCCGGAACGTCTGCGGATTGAGTTTATGTCCGGGGCCGACGGGGGGCTGCTGGCGGAAACTTGCGACGATTTTTCCCGGCAGATCAAAGGACTTGGTCCTTTGGGTAAAAGCGAGGGGCTTGACGACAAGGCTCTGGGCTTGAAACTGGAAGCGGTGCGTAAGCTGGTGCCCTACATCAAACTGGTTGAGCGTGAACGTCTGCGGGTACCGGTCAAATCTGAAGCTGCGTACCATGATTTCTTTACCGATCCTCAGACCGACATCTTGTTCAGCGAGCTGATTGCCGATAAACTTTCAGTCAGCGAGATGATGTTGCTGCTCAATGAACAACCGCTTTCCACCGGTGAAATCTCAAGTCTGCTTGGTCTCAGCCCTTCGGCGGTGTCTCGTTATATCGGGGAGTCCTCGCGGCAGGGTCTGATCAGGTATGATGAAGGTGGAAACTGCTACCTGCGTGCTTAA
- a CDS encoding CoB--CoM heterodisulfide reductase iron-sulfur subunit A family protein: MTFTEVDGVEGDAGDFKVVLKTRPRYITEDKCTGCGTCVEYCPVSYPDKFNQGISQNKAVHVYFSQAIPLVAYIDESCLYLKEKKCDICRGVCQADAIDFRQRPKKTEINVGAIILAVGIEPFDPRVNDEYGYGRFANVVTSMDYERLLSSTGPYEGQVLRHSDKKHPKKIAWIQCVGSRRMTPGENSYCSGVCCTYTQKQVILTKDHDATVECTVFHNDIRAFGKDFERYFQRAENLPGTRFIRSYVSLDRELPESKNVVIRYSTFADGVKEEAFDMVVLAVGLNPPAQVKELAAKFQIELNHHGFSPSSGVNPVATNRPGIFVSGAFQGPTDIPESVFTASGAGSQCGELLDYRRGKLTRERVYPEERDVSGEEPRIGVFVCHCGANISSVVNVPETVAYALTLPGVVYAKQQLFSCATNSAREITDLAREKGLNRVVIAACSPRTLEPLFRDTLREAGLNQYYCDMANIREHCSWVHAKQKDEATAKARDIVRMSVARTRHLEPLQEFDLAVNKAALVVGGGLAGMTCALSIAAQGHPVYLVEKEKELGGVARRLARTLEGLDVQSHLRDLIRRVYQNPLIQISHEARILSVTGYVGNFITTIKSEGRVKAVEHGASVLAIGAQEYQPQEYLYGENDQVFTHLELGEAIARGDERVTQAASLVLIQCVGCRNEERNYCSRVCCSHALKNALHLKELNPEMAIYIIFRDMRSYGLREDFYREAAERGVMFIRYEPGGEPLVEAVSEGGASRLRVTVPDPVLGKCLELDVDVVSLAAAVLPAADTKEIAGLFKVTLSPDNFFKEAHVKLKPVEFAADGVYLCGTAHYPKHFQETINQAYGAAGRVLTLLANDTVTASGSVCEVREDDCVSCGACITACTYDAITFVETLKGRKARVNPVLCKGDGLCNAKCPTHAIVLKHFTDQEIISQIDAAISRDEIMQQIAAAI, translated from the coding sequence CTGACATTTACCGAGGTTGACGGGGTTGAGGGTGACGCCGGCGATTTCAAGGTCGTCCTGAAAACCAGGCCCCGCTATATCACCGAAGACAAATGTACCGGTTGCGGTACCTGCGTCGAATACTGTCCGGTCAGTTATCCGGATAAATTCAATCAGGGCATTTCCCAAAACAAAGCGGTCCATGTTTATTTTTCCCAGGCGATTCCCCTGGTTGCCTATATCGATGAAAGCTGTCTGTACCTGAAAGAGAAAAAATGCGATATCTGCCGCGGGGTTTGTCAGGCGGATGCGATAGATTTCCGGCAGCGGCCGAAAAAAACCGAAATCAATGTCGGGGCGATTATTCTGGCGGTCGGCATCGAGCCCTTTGATCCCCGGGTCAATGATGAGTATGGCTACGGTCGTTTCGCGAACGTGGTCACGAGTATGGACTATGAACGCTTGCTTTCCTCGACCGGTCCTTACGAAGGGCAGGTGCTCAGGCATTCCGATAAAAAACACCCGAAAAAAATCGCCTGGATTCAGTGCGTTGGTTCGCGGCGGATGACTCCGGGTGAAAACAGTTACTGTTCCGGAGTCTGCTGTACCTATACCCAGAAACAGGTTATTCTGACCAAGGATCATGACGCCACTGTCGAGTGTACGGTTTTTCATAATGATATCCGCGCCTTCGGCAAGGATTTTGAACGCTATTTCCAGCGGGCCGAAAACCTGCCCGGCACCCGTTTCATTCGCAGCTATGTTTCGCTTGACCGGGAGCTGCCGGAGAGTAAGAATGTCGTGATTCGATATTCCACCTTTGCCGATGGGGTTAAGGAGGAGGCGTTCGACATGGTGGTTCTGGCGGTTGGTCTGAACCCACCGGCGCAGGTAAAAGAGTTGGCCGCCAAATTTCAGATTGAACTCAATCACCATGGTTTCAGCCCCTCCAGCGGGGTCAATCCCGTGGCCACCAACCGTCCCGGAATCTTTGTCAGCGGCGCTTTTCAGGGCCCCACGGATATTCCCGAGTCGGTTTTTACGGCCAGCGGAGCCGGGTCCCAGTGCGGAGAGTTGCTGGATTACCGGCGCGGCAAGCTGACGCGGGAGCGGGTTTATCCGGAAGAGCGCGATGTCTCCGGCGAAGAACCGCGTATCGGTGTGTTTGTCTGCCATTGCGGCGCCAATATCTCCAGTGTCGTCAATGTTCCCGAAACCGTCGCCTATGCCCTGACCCTGCCCGGTGTCGTTTACGCCAAGCAACAGCTTTTTTCCTGCGCCACCAACTCGGCCAGGGAGATTACCGATTTGGCCCGGGAAAAGGGGCTTAACCGAGTGGTGATCGCCGCCTGTTCGCCCCGGACCCTGGAACCATTGTTCCGCGACACCTTACGGGAAGCCGGACTCAACCAGTACTATTGCGACATGGCCAATATTCGTGAACACTGTTCCTGGGTGCATGCCAAACAAAAGGATGAAGCCACCGCCAAGGCCCGGGATATCGTGCGCATGTCGGTGGCTCGGACTCGGCATTTGGAACCCCTGCAGGAATTCGATCTGGCGGTCAACAAGGCCGCGCTGGTGGTCGGCGGAGGGCTGGCGGGAATGACCTGCGCCCTGTCGATTGCCGCGCAGGGGCATCCGGTTTATCTGGTGGAAAAGGAAAAGGAGCTTGGTGGAGTGGCGCGCCGCCTGGCCCGGACCCTGGAAGGTCTGGATGTGCAGAGCCATCTGCGGGATCTGATTCGTCGAGTTTACCAAAATCCGCTGATTCAGATTTCTCACGAAGCCAGAATCCTCAGCGTGACCGGCTATGTCGGCAATTTTATTACCACGATAAAAAGTGAAGGTCGGGTCAAGGCGGTCGAACATGGGGCTTCGGTCTTGGCGATCGGGGCTCAGGAATACCAGCCGCAGGAATATCTGTACGGCGAAAACGATCAGGTGTTTACCCATTTGGAGCTGGGCGAGGCGATTGCCCGGGGTGATGAGCGGGTTACTCAGGCTGCGAGCCTGGTCCTGATTCAATGTGTCGGTTGCCGTAATGAGGAGCGTAATTACTGCAGCCGGGTCTGCTGCAGTCACGCTTTGAAAAATGCCCTGCACCTCAAGGAACTTAACCCGGAAATGGCGATTTACATTATTTTCCGGGATATGCGAAGCTATGGTTTACGTGAAGATTTTTACCGCGAGGCAGCGGAGCGGGGGGTGATGTTCATTCGCTATGAGCCCGGGGGCGAGCCGCTGGTCGAAGCGGTGTCGGAGGGCGGCGCTTCGCGTTTGCGAGTGACGGTACCAGACCCGGTACTGGGCAAATGTCTCGAACTTGATGTTGATGTTGTTTCGCTGGCGGCGGCGGTGCTACCGGCTGCCGATACCAAGGAAATTGCCGGTCTTTTCAAGGTAACCTTGAGTCCCGATAATTTTTTCAAGGAAGCTCATGTCAAACTGAAACCGGTCGAATTTGCCGCCGACGGGGTTTATCTCTGCGGGACGGCGCATTATCCCAAGCATTTTCAGGAAACCATCAACCAGGCCTACGGGGCGGCCGGTCGTGTCCTGACCCTGCTGGCCAACGACACGGTTACGGCTTCTGGTTCGGTTTGCGAGGTGCGGGAAGATGACTGTGTTTCCTGTGGCGCCTGTATCACGGCTTGTACTTATGACGCGATCACTTTTGTGGAAACCTTAAAAGGACGCAAGGCCCGGGTCAATCCGGTACTCTGTAAAGGGGATGGCCTCTGTAACGCCAAGTGTCCGACCCATGCGATTGTTTTAAAGCATTTCACCGATCAGGAGATTATCAGTCAGATTGATGCGGCGATCAGTCGCGATGAGATCATGCAGCAGATCGCCGCCGCCATCTAA
- a CDS encoding NAD(P)H-dependent oxidoreductase subunit E → MDNERIDQIIARHHGQASSLIQVLLEIQSEHHWLPQRVLARVAEKLAVPLTRIQHIATFYKAFSLVPKGRHRVNVCMGTACHVRGAARILDTLQELTGIRPGETDLDLKYSLETVNCLGCCALGPVLEIDGKTHGKMTTAETADVLKHYN, encoded by the coding sequence ATGGATAACGAAAGAATAGATCAGATCATTGCCAGGCATCATGGACAAGCGAGCTCCCTGATTCAGGTTTTGCTGGAGATTCAGAGCGAACATCACTGGTTGCCGCAGAGGGTGTTGGCGCGGGTTGCGGAAAAGCTCGCGGTGCCGTTGACCAGGATTCAGCATATCGCCACTTTCTACAAGGCCTTCAGCCTGGTTCCCAAGGGTCGTCACCGCGTCAATGTCTGTATGGGTACCGCCTGTCACGTGCGTGGCGCGGCGCGTATTCTTGATACCCTGCAGGAACTCACCGGAATCAGGCCGGGGGAAACCGATCTAGACCTGAAATACAGTCTGGAGACGGTTAATTGTCTGGGTTGCTGTGCGCTGGGGCCGGTTTTGGAAATTGACGGTAAAACCCACGGCAAGATGACGACCGCCGAGACGGCCGACGTCTTAAAGCATTATAACTAG